The following are encoded together in the Blattabacterium cuenoti BPAA genome:
- a CDS encoding FtsB family cell division protein, translated as MMKETKYKILKNKYFWISIFFFIWMSFFDSNSFILHYKFRNSIREMTSNRDFLKKKILLEANKFKKLKTDPLYLEKLAREKFYMKKENEDLFIVSKKNRKNKLTSHMNE; from the coding sequence ATGATGAAAGAGACAAAATACAAAATCCTAAAAAATAAATATTTTTGGATTAGTATTTTTTTCTTTATATGGATGTCTTTTTTTGATTCTAATTCTTTCATCTTACACTATAAATTTAGAAATAGTATTCGGGAAATGACATCCAATAGAGATTTTTTGAAAAAAAAAATTTTATTAGAAGCGAATAAATTCAAAAAATTGAAAACAGATCCTCTGTATCTTGAGAAATTAGCAAGAGAAAAATTTTACATGAAAAAAGAAAATGAAGATTTGTTTATTGTATCTAAAAAAAATCGAAAAAACAAACTAACGTCCCATATGAATGAGTAA